A region from the Salicibibacter cibarius genome encodes:
- a CDS encoding GntR family transcriptional regulator, which produces MEKQTMDNTNRIPLYQQIKELILQNIQNRIWKPGEYIPSEIKLLDEFNVSRTTLRQAISSLVQEGILDSQQGKGTKVNTYTPINRIQSSTIRFEEQGDKFTSKILRMDFSLEMYHAKKQLNKPENEKIFLYERVRFADGTPIAILQFYTTESIGRLFMTNQSDTKEPYAIIEENNVSLKHATDWVTAVNASTKEADILGVRGGESLVQISRLSSGINDMPIEYSRTIYRADKFNYSVTLANY; this is translated from the coding sequence ATGGAAAAACAGACAATGGACAATACCAACCGCATTCCGTTATATCAACAAATTAAAGAACTTATCCTTCAAAACATTCAAAATCGTATCTGGAAGCCTGGTGAATACATTCCTTCAGAAATCAAACTGCTGGATGAATTTAATGTAAGTCGAACCACGTTGAGACAAGCTATTTCATCATTAGTGCAGGAAGGTATTTTGGATAGTCAGCAAGGAAAAGGAACGAAAGTAAACACGTATACACCTATAAACCGTATTCAATCTTCAACCATACGTTTTGAAGAGCAAGGTGATAAATTCACATCAAAAATATTACGGATGGATTTTTCCTTAGAGATGTATCATGCTAAAAAGCAGCTAAATAAGCCTGAAAATGAAAAAATATTTTTATATGAACGAGTGCGTTTTGCAGATGGCACCCCGATTGCCATTTTACAATTTTATACTACGGAATCTATAGGCCGATTATTTATGACCAATCAAAGTGACACAAAAGAGCCTTACGCTATTATTGAGGAAAACAATGTAAGTTTAAAGCATGCAACAGATTGGGTTACAGCTGTTAACGCATCGACTAAAGAAGCTGATATTTTAGGCGTAAGAGGCGGAGAATCTTTGGTGCAAATCAGTCGCCTAAGCTCCGGAATTAATGATATGCCTATCGAATATTCCAGAACGATTTATCGAGCGGATAAGTTCAATTACAGCGTTACGCTCGCCAATTATTAA
- a CDS encoding M24 family metallopeptidase, translating into MDKLTSIRHDKTQIDLVRMRQYRLGRVREQLKSLGYGGIVIFDPVNLRYATGSRNMQIFMLRNPARYVFIPTEGPVILYDFPNCEHLSEGIETIDEVRPAKTMSYVSAGYHLQETAKEWAQEIADLMQQYAGKDEKLAVDRLDPAGAIALANEGVQVVDGQEPIEHARSIKSQEEIEAMKISVRTTEAGMVRMKEALVPGITENELWSHLHQTNIANGGDYIETRLLSSGHRTNPWFQECSNKVIEDGEIVAFDTDLNGPFGYYTDISRAFYCGEGEPTDEQKRLYQAAFEQIQYNKELLKPGMTFKEYADKSWEIPDEFFANRYFTVAHGTGLSGEYPYIVYPQDFEEKGYDGVIQENMVISVESYIGAEGGKEGVKLEEQLLVTENGTENFSNFPFEEKLLS; encoded by the coding sequence ATGGATAAACTAACCAGTATTCGTCATGATAAAACACAGATTGACCTTGTTCGTATGCGTCAATATCGCCTGGGCAGGGTGAGGGAACAACTTAAGTCGCTTGGATATGGCGGTATTGTCATTTTTGACCCTGTCAATTTGCGGTATGCGACTGGAAGTCGGAACATGCAAATTTTCATGTTAAGAAATCCTGCACGCTATGTTTTTATTCCAACAGAAGGACCTGTTATCTTATATGATTTTCCGAATTGTGAGCATCTCTCAGAAGGAATTGAAACTATTGATGAGGTTCGCCCGGCTAAGACAATGTCATATGTGTCAGCTGGGTATCATCTGCAGGAAACCGCAAAAGAATGGGCTCAGGAAATTGCGGATTTAATGCAACAATATGCTGGAAAAGATGAAAAACTTGCAGTGGATCGACTGGATCCTGCTGGAGCAATTGCGCTTGCAAATGAAGGTGTTCAGGTCGTGGATGGGCAAGAACCCATTGAACATGCTCGCAGTATCAAGAGTCAGGAAGAGATTGAAGCGATGAAGATTTCCGTTCGCACCACAGAGGCTGGTATGGTCCGGATGAAAGAAGCTTTAGTTCCGGGAATAACGGAGAATGAATTATGGTCACATCTGCATCAAACCAATATTGCCAATGGCGGGGATTATATTGAAACACGCTTATTAAGTTCGGGTCATAGAACGAATCCGTGGTTTCAAGAATGTAGTAATAAGGTGATTGAAGACGGGGAAATCGTGGCCTTCGATACAGATTTGAATGGCCCTTTTGGTTATTATACGGATATTAGTCGTGCATTCTATTGTGGTGAAGGTGAACCGACAGATGAACAAAAACGGCTTTATCAGGCAGCTTTTGAACAAATTCAATACAACAAAGAATTGCTTAAGCCCGGGATGACCTTTAAGGAGTATGCAGATAAAAGTTGGGAAATTCCTGATGAATTTTTTGCTAACCGTTATTTTACTGTTGCACATGGCACAGGGCTCAGTGGAGAATATCCATACATTGTATATCCTCAGGATTTTGAAGAAAAGGGATATGACGGGGTTATTCAAGAAAATATGGTGATATCGGTAGAAAGCTATATTGGCGCCGAAGGCGGAAAAGAAGGGGTGAAACTCGAAGAACAATTATTGGTCACGGAAAATGGAACAGAAAATTTTTCGAACTTTCCATTTGAAGAAAAGTTATTATCCTGA
- a CDS encoding glycine betaine ABC transporter substrate-binding protein, whose protein sequence is MNKTFSIGLVGLLTMTACGNGNGEEGNDEIGDSIQIGYTNYAENTVVSAMWAQLLEEQGYDVTRSSLEKAALYEGVETGDVDIGFSAWLPFTDDHFVSDDAHDVQEEGAFYEGTELGIAVPSYMEDVETIADLNDYVDELDGTIIGIDPGAAISSTTEEEIIPYYDLEFTLQTSSEQGMLSAFDSAYAEEEPIAVTLWSPHWTFGNYDIKYLGDPDNVYGDDDDIYYIARHGLAEEESQIIEWLNNLHFTDDQLSELLTLQNELEDDDEAAQQWMENNQEVVDEWLE, encoded by the coding sequence ATGAATAAAACATTCAGTATTGGCTTAGTTGGTTTGCTTACAATGACTGCCTGTGGAAATGGCAACGGTGAAGAAGGAAACGATGAAATTGGGGATTCTATTCAGATTGGTTATACCAATTATGCCGAGAATACAGTTGTATCCGCTATGTGGGCGCAATTATTAGAAGAGCAAGGATACGATGTGACACGATCAAGTTTGGAAAAAGCGGCTTTGTATGAAGGCGTTGAGACTGGTGATGTCGATATTGGCTTTTCTGCTTGGCTGCCTTTTACTGATGACCATTTCGTCTCAGATGATGCGCATGATGTTCAAGAAGAGGGTGCTTTTTATGAAGGCACTGAACTAGGGATAGCCGTCCCTAGCTACATGGAAGATGTAGAGACAATTGCCGACCTCAATGATTATGTAGATGAATTAGACGGAACGATTATAGGTATAGACCCCGGAGCGGCCATATCATCGACCACTGAAGAGGAAATTATTCCCTATTATGATCTTGAATTCACGTTACAAACGTCTTCTGAGCAAGGGATGCTCAGTGCTTTTGACTCTGCGTACGCGGAAGAAGAACCTATTGCTGTGACCCTTTGGAGCCCACACTGGACGTTTGGCAACTATGACATTAAATACTTGGGGGATCCTGATAACGTATACGGAGATGACGATGATATCTATTATATTGCACGTCATGGTTTAGCTGAAGAAGAATCTCAAATCATAGAGTGGCTTAACAATTTGCATTTCACAGACGATCAATTATCTGAACTGCTTACTCTGCAAAACGAGTTAGAAGATGACGATGAAGCAGCACAGCAGTGGATGGAAAACAACCAAGAAGTTGTTGACGAATGGCTTGAGTAA
- a CDS encoding ArsA family ATPase, protein MQNHSVVFFGGKGGVGKSTCSAAFALSAAQNDKKVLLVSTDPAHNLEDLFAVSIGNTISRLQTNLYGLEIDAGEESKRYIEGVKENLQGLVHAHRVSEVHRQIDMAANTPGADESALFDALVNIILEQTGHFDLIVFDTAPTGHTLRLLSLPEMMEAWIDGMLKRRRTVNENYSQLLNDGEPVEDPIYQTLMKRKQKFAEARKWFLDKRKTGFVYVLTPERLPIEETSRAVDQLAQAKMNVNTLIINKCLPDEADASVFFQKRKQQEQHYIQMIHEQFKKQKKIFLPLLAEDISTKANLQDISKQLQMI, encoded by the coding sequence ATGCAAAACCATTCGGTTGTCTTTTTCGGCGGAAAAGGCGGGGTGGGCAAATCAACGTGCTCCGCTGCCTTTGCCCTTTCCGCCGCCCAAAACGACAAAAAAGTACTGCTCGTTTCCACCGATCCCGCCCATAATCTTGAAGATTTGTTTGCCGTAAGCATTGGAAACACCATTTCGCGGTTGCAAACAAATTTATATGGGTTGGAAATTGACGCAGGGGAAGAATCAAAACGCTACATCGAAGGCGTCAAGGAAAATTTGCAGGGGCTCGTCCATGCCCATCGCGTAAGTGAAGTACACAGACAAATCGACATGGCCGCCAACACACCGGGGGCTGATGAGTCCGCCCTTTTTGACGCCCTTGTGAACATCATTCTCGAGCAAACCGGTCACTTTGATCTGATCGTTTTTGATACTGCGCCCACCGGGCATACGTTGCGGCTGCTTTCTTTGCCGGAGATGATGGAAGCATGGATCGATGGCATGTTAAAACGCAGGCGTACGGTAAATGAAAACTACAGCCAACTATTAAATGATGGGGAGCCTGTCGAAGACCCTATTTATCAAACGTTAATGAAGCGAAAGCAAAAATTTGCGGAAGCGAGGAAATGGTTTTTAGACAAAAGAAAAACAGGCTTCGTGTATGTGCTTACACCTGAACGGCTCCCGATTGAAGAGACGTCGCGGGCGGTTGATCAGCTTGCTCAAGCGAAAATGAACGTGAATACATTAATCATCAATAAATGCCTACCCGACGAAGCCGATGCTTCTGTCTTTTTCCAAAAACGAAAACAACAAGAACAGCACTATATTCAAATGATTCACGAGCAATTTAAAAAACAGAAGAAAATTTTTCTCCCATTATTGGCTGAAGATATTTCCACAAAAGCGAATCTTCAAGACATATCCAAACAATTGCAGATGATTTGA
- a CDS encoding carbon starvation CstA family protein, which translates to MSGILLAILGMIVLAFGYRFYSKYIARHIYRLDPNFQTPAHQYNDGVDFVPTRKSVLWAHHFTSIAGAAPIMGPAIAVYWGWLPAFLWVILGTVFAAGVHDFGALVISARNKGRSIGTLANRLIGRRAKLLFLFIILLLLVMVVAVFGWVIANLFITYPASVLSVLIQIPLAVIIGVYFLRRGKGMLLPSIIALVVMYGTAVLSTYIPALQIDLVQYLGGEDATIAFGLDAVTMSFLIWLLILFAYVYVASTLPVWKLLQPRDYINAHQTFVGLTIFLIGLLFLNPEVTAPTTRSVDDVSWLPLLFITIACGAVSGFHSLVASGTSSKQLNKETDARLVGYGGAVGEGVVALISIIAVGTLFATTDDFLAAYPSFNVANEEGLGNFIEGAAQLATGLFVPEAIAQTIAAVIVVSFAATTMDTGTRLMRYIISELGREYKAVTLTKKHVATSIAVGASFILVLLPEEERGLGGGGYILWPLFGTTNQLLAGIVLMLISIWLIRQGRNFLISFIPMVFLIVMTVFALITQISTEWWGDWLLVVLGSIVLVFAMWIILEAYVLFKNERGEKLEDDQ; encoded by the coding sequence ATGTCGGGAATTTTGCTTGCGATCCTCGGTATGATTGTTCTCGCCTTTGGATATCGCTTTTACTCCAAATATATCGCGAGACATATTTACCGTTTGGATCCGAACTTTCAAACACCTGCTCATCAGTATAATGACGGGGTTGATTTTGTACCTACGAGAAAAAGTGTCCTTTGGGCCCATCATTTTACGTCCATTGCCGGTGCCGCTCCGATTATGGGGCCGGCCATTGCCGTTTACTGGGGTTGGCTGCCCGCTTTTCTATGGGTCATTCTCGGAACCGTTTTCGCCGCCGGCGTCCATGATTTTGGCGCCCTTGTCATTTCGGCACGAAACAAAGGACGATCCATCGGCACATTAGCCAACCGCTTAATCGGGCGACGGGCAAAGTTGCTCTTTTTATTTATCATACTGCTGCTTTTGGTCATGGTGGTTGCCGTCTTTGGCTGGGTGATTGCCAATTTGTTCATCACATATCCGGCCAGTGTTCTTTCTGTGTTAATTCAAATTCCTCTCGCTGTGATTATCGGGGTTTACTTTCTGCGCCGGGGAAAAGGAATGCTTCTTCCATCCATCATTGCCTTGGTTGTTATGTATGGAACAGCTGTCCTCTCCACTTACATACCGGCTCTGCAAATCGATCTCGTGCAGTATCTCGGCGGAGAAGACGCGACCATCGCTTTCGGTTTGGACGCGGTGACCATGTCCTTTTTGATCTGGCTGCTCATTTTGTTCGCGTATGTCTACGTGGCTTCTACACTTCCCGTGTGGAAATTGCTGCAGCCTCGAGATTACATTAACGCACATCAAACGTTTGTCGGTTTGACCATCTTTTTAATCGGTCTGCTGTTTTTAAACCCGGAAGTAACGGCTCCGACTACGCGTTCCGTGGATGATGTTTCCTGGCTCCCGCTTCTCTTTATTACGATTGCCTGCGGTGCCGTATCCGGTTTCCACTCGCTTGTGGCTTCGGGTACCTCTTCCAAGCAATTGAATAAGGAAACAGACGCCCGCCTTGTCGGTTATGGGGGCGCTGTAGGAGAAGGCGTAGTCGCGCTTATATCGATCATTGCCGTTGGAACCTTGTTCGCCACGACAGACGACTTTTTAGCGGCTTACCCTAGTTTTAACGTTGCGAATGAGGAAGGGCTCGGCAATTTTATTGAAGGTGCCGCCCAACTTGCCACCGGCTTGTTCGTCCCCGAGGCAATCGCCCAGACGATAGCAGCCGTTATTGTCGTGAGCTTCGCGGCGACAACGATGGACACCGGCACGCGATTAATGCGCTACATTATCTCTGAGCTTGGCCGTGAGTACAAGGCTGTCACGCTGACGAAAAAACACGTGGCAACATCCATCGCCGTTGGTGCAAGTTTCATCCTTGTCCTCCTTCCTGAAGAGGAAAGAGGGCTGGGAGGTGGCGGTTATATTTTATGGCCGCTTTTCGGCACGACCAATCAGTTACTCGCCGGCATCGTCCTTATGCTCATTTCGATATGGTTGATCCGACAGGGAAGAAACTTTCTCATCTCGTTTATACCGATGGTCTTTCTCATTGTAATGACGGTTTTTGCTTTAATCACCCAAATTAGTACGGAATGGTGGGGCGATTGGCTGCTCGTCGTTCTTGGATCCATCGTGCTCGTATTTGCCATGTGGATTATCTTGGAGGCCTATGTCCTATTTAAAAATGAAAGAGGCGAAAAGCTAGAGGATGACCAATAA
- a CDS encoding cory-CC-star protein → MGLKDQLSRALAFYDEVLRLPHRAEIKRELRDENDIFYLLSFSEMLGLPNPVSYYTLELYPEMIEDFHDWHLRMGMEKSPLDGIRCC, encoded by the coding sequence TTGGGGTTGAAAGATCAGCTATCACGTGCCCTGGCGTTTTATGATGAAGTGCTTCGTTTGCCGCATCGTGCCGAGATTAAACGGGAGCTTCGAGACGAAAATGATATTTTTTACCTGCTCTCTTTTTCCGAAATGCTAGGATTGCCGAACCCTGTTTCCTACTATACGCTAGAGTTGTATCCGGAAATGATTGAAGACTTTCATGATTGGCATTTGCGAATGGGTATGGAAAAATCCCCATTGGATGGTATTCGTTGTTGCTAA
- a CDS encoding carbon starvation CstA family protein, protein MPGIGVAAIGLIIFALGYLYYSKFIARKIYRLDPDFVTPAHQFNDGVDFVPTKRSVVWAHHFTSVAGAAPILGPAIAVYWGWLPAFIWIVLGTVFAAGVHDFGAIVLSVRNKGRSIGTLADRLIGRRAKMLFLFIILILVLMVNAVFAWVIANLFVSFPASVLSIFIQIPLAVIIGLYFLRRGKGLLFPSIIALIIMYGTAVLASGIPALQIDLVSYFGGEDATVAFGLDAVSMAFFIWITILMIYVYFASTLPVWKLLQPRDYINAHQLIVGLGLLYFGLLVTNPEVNAPVARSVDDVSWFPLLFITIACGAISGFHSLVSSGTTSKQLNKETDARAVGYGGAIGEGILALLSIIAVVTLFSSQDEFTATYSSFTTANEIGLNNFVEGAANLASGLLIPEAAAQTIVAVIVVSFAATTLDTAVRLMRYIISEIATEYKAYALTKKHVATAIAVGSSMALVLMPGDERGFGAGGYLLWPLFGTSNQLLAGIALLLISIWLRKQGRNFLVTFIPMVFVLFMTLWAMISQVWGQWAWYGTEANMLLFILGAIILIFAVWICLEAYLLFKNDKTQGLEDDDQ, encoded by the coding sequence ATGCCGGGAATAGGAGTAGCTGCCATTGGACTCATCATATTCGCGCTGGGATACTTATACTATTCCAAGTTTATAGCCAGAAAAATTTATCGTCTTGATCCCGACTTTGTCACTCCTGCTCACCAGTTTAACGATGGCGTCGATTTTGTTCCAACGAAAAGAAGCGTCGTTTGGGCACATCATTTCACCTCAGTTGCAGGTGCCGCGCCGATCCTGGGACCGGCCATTGCCGTTTACTGGGGGTGGCTGCCCGCTTTTATTTGGATCGTTCTTGGAACCGTCTTCGCGGCCGGTGTTCATGACTTTGGGGCGATCGTACTGTCCGTGCGCAACAAGGGACGTTCTATCGGTACACTTGCCGACCGTTTAATCGGCCGGCGGGCAAAAATGTTGTTCCTTTTTATTATCCTCATTCTCGTATTGATGGTTAATGCTGTCTTTGCCTGGGTCATTGCCAATCTGTTTGTCTCTTTTCCGGCAAGTGTGTTATCCATCTTTATTCAGATCCCGCTCGCGGTGATCATTGGGCTCTATTTTCTTCGGCGCGGAAAAGGCTTGCTGTTTCCATCCATCATCGCCTTAATTATTATGTATGGAACAGCCGTGCTTGCAAGCGGGATTCCCGCGTTACAAATTGACTTGGTGAGCTACTTCGGCGGCGAAGATGCAACTGTCGCCTTCGGGTTAGATGCTGTTTCCATGGCGTTTTTCATATGGATTACCATCTTGATGATTTATGTCTACTTTGCTTCTACGTTACCCGTCTGGAAACTATTGCAACCACGGGATTATATTAATGCCCACCAACTTATCGTCGGCCTCGGGCTTTTGTACTTCGGACTGTTGGTCACCAATCCGGAAGTCAATGCGCCTGTAGCTCGTTCCGTCGATGACGTTTCCTGGTTTCCGCTTCTTTTCATTACCATTGCCTGCGGGGCGATTTCAGGCTTTCATTCCCTTGTCTCCTCAGGAACGACATCCAAACAATTGAACAAGGAAACCGACGCTCGCGCAGTTGGTTACGGAGGTGCTATTGGCGAAGGAATCCTCGCGCTCCTCTCGATCATAGCCGTTGTCACTTTATTTTCATCCCAAGATGAATTTACCGCCACTTATTCCAGTTTTACGACTGCCAATGAAATTGGTTTGAACAATTTCGTTGAAGGTGCCGCCAATCTCGCGAGTGGACTCTTGATTCCGGAAGCGGCCGCTCAAACGATCGTGGCCGTCATCGTGGTCAGCTTTGCCGCAACCACCCTAGACACCGCCGTTCGCTTGATGCGCTACATTATCTCCGAGATCGCTACTGAGTATAAGGCTTATGCTCTGACGAAAAAGCACGTGGCGACAGCCATTGCTGTTGGCTCAAGTATGGCGCTTGTCCTCATGCCGGGAGATGAAAGAGGTTTCGGCGCGGGTGGTTATCTCCTCTGGCCGTTGTTCGGGACATCGAATCAGTTGCTCGCGGGAATCGCGCTCTTGCTCATTTCGATCTGGCTGCGAAAACAAGGGCGTAACTTCCTCGTCACCTTTATTCCAATGGTATTTGTACTCTTCATGACACTTTGGGCGATGATCTCCCAAGTTTGGGGACAATGGGCTTGGTACGGGACGGAAGCCAACATGCTCCTCTTTATCCTGGGTGCGATCATTCTCATTTTTGCCGTCTGGATTTGCCTGGAAGCCTATCTGTTGTTTAAAAATGATAAAACGCAAGGACTGGAAGATGACGACCAGTAA
- a CDS encoding cold shock domain-containing protein: MKGTVKWFNAEKGFGFIEREDGDDVFVHFSAIQAEGFKTLDDGETVEFEIVEGDRGPQAANVVRQ; the protein is encoded by the coding sequence ATGAAAGGCACAGTAAAATGGTTTAACGCAGAAAAAGGGTTCGGTTTTATCGAACGGGAGGATGGAGATGACGTATTCGTTCACTTCTCCGCAATCCAAGCCGAAGGATTCAAAACGTTGGATGACGGCGAAACGGTAGAATTTGAAATTGTTGAAGGCGATCGTGGCCCTCAAGCGGCTAACGTTGTGCGTCAATAG
- a CDS encoding GNAT family N-acetyltransferase — protein sequence MFKVALGEDLYLHLIEVQHAQELYSVVHASRGHLRRWLPWVDAMKTVADYQPVIHAWLQQYADGRGFQAGIKKDGVLVGVIGLHDIDWMNKRTSLGYWLSEAYTGQGIMTKATQAVLAIVFNDYQLNRVQIQCGMTNYESQAIPKRLGFRFEGVVRDGEWLYDHYHDLVQYSLLREEWIRYITRDEMREVKGWN from the coding sequence ATGTTTAAAGTAGCTTTGGGAGAAGATCTGTACTTACATCTTATTGAGGTGCAACACGCCCAAGAATTATATTCAGTTGTACACGCTTCCCGAGGTCACCTCAGGCGATGGTTGCCGTGGGTTGATGCCATGAAGACCGTGGCGGATTATCAACCGGTCATTCACGCTTGGCTCCAACAATATGCGGATGGCAGAGGGTTTCAGGCGGGGATTAAGAAAGACGGCGTTCTTGTCGGCGTTATCGGTTTACATGACATCGACTGGATGAACAAAAGGACGTCTTTGGGTTATTGGCTTTCCGAAGCGTATACCGGGCAAGGTATTATGACAAAAGCTACACAAGCGGTATTGGCGATCGTATTTAACGATTATCAATTAAACCGTGTGCAAATCCAATGCGGAATGACCAATTATGAAAGCCAGGCGATCCCAAAAAGGCTTGGTTTCCGTTTTGAGGGCGTCGTTCGTGATGGGGAATGGCTATATGATCACTACCATGACCTCGTGCAATATAGTTTATTGCGGGAAGAATGGATACGGTATATTACTAGGGATGAGATGCGGGAGGTGAAAGGATGGAATTAA